A stretch of Cyanobacterium sp. HL-69 DNA encodes these proteins:
- the apcD gene encoding allophycocyanin-B ApcD produces MSIVSQVILKADDELRYPSSGELEGIKSFLDSGLLRLKVAETLAENEKKIVEKASQELFKKRPEYRANGGNASGQKQYNQCLRDFGWYLRLATYGVLAGDKGPIEKIGLIGVKEMYNSLGVPLPGMVDSIRCLKEASLALLSKEEAAETAPYFDYMVQVMS; encoded by the coding sequence ATGAGCATAGTAAGTCAAGTTATTCTCAAAGCAGATGATGAACTGCGTTATCCTAGCAGTGGGGAATTAGAAGGAATCAAAAGTTTTTTAGATTCAGGATTACTCCGTCTCAAAGTAGCTGAAACCCTAGCAGAAAACGAAAAGAAAATCGTTGAAAAAGCTAGTCAAGAGTTATTTAAAAAACGTCCTGAATATCGTGCCAATGGTGGTAACGCTTCTGGACAAAAACAATATAATCAATGTTTAAGAGACTTCGGTTGGTATTTACGTTTAGCCACCTACGGAGTTTTAGCAGGAGATAAAGGGCCTATCGAAAAAATTGGTTTGATTGGTGTCAAGGAAATGTACAATTCCCTTGGAGTACCTTTACCCGGTATGGTTGATTCCATCCGTTGTTTAAAAGAAGCATCCCTTGCCCTTTTGAGCAAAGAAGAAGCGGCCGAAACTGCTCCTTATTTCGATTATATGGTTCAAGTAATGTCTTAA
- the glmM gene encoding phosphoglucosamine mutase, with amino-acid sequence MVMSFDLAQNGKVLDNAGVRFGVSALPDKLFGTDGIRGKAGDLLTPELALGVGMAAGRVWNQGQNDSKTVIIGQDSRNSSDMLAMAIASGLTSMGLEVWNIGLCPTPCVSYLTRTMGAVGGIMISASHNPPEDNGIKFFGADGTKLNSEKAIAIENLLKSHNLRGDGNKYGKNIHHHGLATNYQRFLTQSLPADINFQGMRIVLDLAWGAAVEIAPQVFTELGAEVITLHHQADGDRINVNCGSTHLDRIKQAITEYDADMGFAFDGDADRVMAMDSDGNKICGDYILYLWGQYLQEQGQLPNNLLVGTVMANLGFELAWQKLGGKLVRTPVGDQHVQATMWETGAMLGGEQSGHILCHHHHYSGDGIQTALHLASLTRQRGVSLTQLVKESFTPYPQLLKNVRVEDREKRLRWEECEPVRQAIAKAESAMGNQGRILVRASGTEPLIRVMVEAQNHNLVNHWTDNLVAVVEQHLA; translated from the coding sequence ATGGTAATGTCTTTTGATCTGGCTCAAAATGGCAAGGTACTCGATAATGCAGGGGTGCGATTTGGTGTTAGTGCTTTACCTGATAAGCTCTTTGGTACTGATGGTATCAGAGGTAAGGCGGGTGATTTACTCACTCCTGAGTTGGCTTTAGGGGTTGGTATGGCCGCCGGAAGGGTCTGGAATCAAGGGCAAAATGATTCTAAAACGGTGATTATCGGTCAGGATTCTCGTAATTCTAGTGATATGTTAGCCATGGCGATCGCCTCTGGTTTAACTTCTATGGGTTTAGAGGTGTGGAATATCGGCTTGTGTCCTACCCCTTGCGTTTCTTATCTTACGCGCACCATGGGTGCTGTGGGGGGGATCATGATTTCTGCTAGTCATAACCCCCCAGAGGATAACGGTATTAAGTTTTTTGGGGCAGATGGTACTAAATTGAATAGTGAAAAGGCGATCGCCATTGAAAACCTTCTCAAAAGCCACAATTTAAGAGGAGATGGTAATAAATATGGCAAAAATATCCATCATCATGGGTTAGCCACCAATTATCAAAGATTTTTAACCCAATCTTTACCCGCAGATATTAACTTTCAAGGAATGCGCATTGTCCTCGACTTGGCATGGGGAGCAGCGGTAGAAATTGCCCCTCAAGTATTTACCGAGTTAGGAGCAGAAGTGATTACCCTTCATCATCAAGCAGATGGCGATCGCATTAACGTTAACTGCGGTTCCACTCACCTTGATAGAATAAAACAAGCCATCACAGAATATGATGCTGACATGGGGTTTGCCTTTGATGGTGATGCCGATAGGGTGATGGCCATGGACTCTGACGGTAACAAAATCTGTGGTGATTATATTCTTTACCTTTGGGGACAATACTTACAAGAGCAAGGGCAACTACCCAATAACCTTTTAGTGGGTACTGTTATGGCAAACCTCGGCTTTGAATTGGCATGGCAAAAGTTAGGCGGTAAACTGGTACGCACCCCCGTAGGAGATCAACACGTACAGGCTACCATGTGGGAAACAGGAGCCATGTTAGGAGGAGAACAATCAGGGCATATCCTCTGTCATCATCACCACTATTCCGGAGATGGCATTCAAACCGCCCTCCATCTTGCTTCCCTTACCCGTCAAAGGGGTGTTAGTTTAACCCAATTAGTAAAAGAAAGTTTTACCCCCTATCCCCAACTATTAAAAAATGTACGGGTAGAAGACAGGGAAAAACGTTTACGCTGGGAGGAGTGTGAACCTGTGCGTCAGGCGATCGCCAAGGCAGAGTCAGCCATGGGTAATCAAGGTCGTATTTTAGTCCGTGCATCAGGTACAGAGCCTTTAATTCGGGTAATGGTAGAAGCTCAAAATCATAATTTAGTTAACCATTGGACTGATAATTTAGTGGCGGTAGTCGAGCAACATCTAGCATAA
- a CDS encoding Polyketide synthase module-related protein — MNAEEKARGLEIATKIAAVVNLFKQQFPDVKTDLKPWHNDPDTINLVDPDSIDIGFHFPGWSRKIQSRSILVQIRFHYDEIDKTHKLIGVESAGFNHTGEAWRLSTIENWQLEGKSPPVEEIKEKLKYFSRQVFELFQN; from the coding sequence ATGAATGCAGAAGAAAAAGCCAGAGGTTTAGAAATAGCCACCAAAATCGCAGCCGTTGTCAACCTATTCAAACAACAATTTCCAGACGTAAAAACAGATCTCAAACCGTGGCATAATGATCCTGATACCATTAATTTAGTAGATCCCGACTCCATCGACATCGGTTTTCACTTCCCCGGCTGGAGTCGCAAGATTCAAAGTAGGAGTATTTTAGTACAAATTAGATTTCACTATGATGAAATTGATAAAACCCATAAATTAATTGGGGTTGAGAGTGCAGGATTTAACCACACAGGGGAAGCGTGGCGATTATCCACCATTGAGAATTGGCAACTAGAAGGTAAATCTCCCCCCGTAGAAGAAATTAAAGAAAAGCTAAAATATTTTTCCCGTCAAGTATTCGAGCTATTCCAAAATTAA